TATGATTTTGATGAATCCATTCATTCGCTGATTCGTACTTCCAATGCGCTAGAACGGTTGTTCCGAGAATTCCGAACCAAAGCTGATGAGATTGGTGCTTTCCCCAATGAGGAGAGCTGTTTAGCGATTTTCTTCCTCGTCTCACGCAGAGATCATGCCAAGCATGATCGTCTCAATAACCATGGCGAATAAATCGGGACACTAACGAGATGTTGCATATTGAAAGCCTCGTCAACGATATACATCTAAATCTCTAGGTCACGTTTATCTTTACCATTGTTACGGTGAGTCATCCAAAGTCTATGTTGCAACGTTTTCTACCCGTTTTACCTTTTCTTGTGGATTTGCTACCCCTATTGATTTTATCGATAGCCCTCCGTCCTGCCGTCAGTGCAACGCTTCCTGCAACGCCTAATTTATCGACTGTTGCTCCCCTTGCCCAGGCCAAGCCCGACAACGCATTAAAGGACTACGCTCAAGAAATTACGGTTAGGATTCAGACTGACAATAATCAAGGTAGCGGCACCCTGATCGCCAAGCAAAATAATCAATACCTAGTGCTGACCAACGCCCATGTTATTCGTGGCGCAGCGTCTCTACAGATCCAGACCCATAACGGTCAAACTTATACGGCTAAAGCTCTAGAGAAACCATTTGCCGCCAAATACGACCTGGCGCTCGTTACTTTTGTCAGTAACCAAGCCTATACGCTGCCTGAGCTAGGCAACTTTACCCCTCGCAAAGGTCAATCGGTTATCAGTGCAGGCTATGCAGCAGACTCCCAACAATTTCACCTCAGTTCCAACCCAGTACAACAGATTCTCGAACAGCCCCTTAAGGGAGGATATCAACTGGGATATCCAGGAGACATCCAACAGGGCTTGAGTGGCGGGCCGATCATAGAAACCACGACAGGGGAACTGATCGGCATCAATGGTCAGAGTGCCTTCCCTCTAGTGGATGACTACAAAACTATAGATGGTCAAGTCATTCCCCCTGAAACGGTTCAGACCCTACGCCAACAAAGCTGGGGGATCCCCCTCCAAACTGTCCTGGCCCAAATTCAGCCAAGCCTGCTGGCAGCCTATGGTTTACCCCAACCCCTGGTGGCCTCAACAGTAAAAACGGCTCAGGCTCAAGGATGGGTCGCAGATTTGGAAGCTAGAGCGAAAACGTTCACCCTACAGATCAACAGCTCGACCGGGGCCAACGGTTCGGGAGTGCTCATTGCCAAGCAAGGCAAGACCTACACTGTACTA
The genomic region above belongs to Acaryochloris sp. CCMEE 5410 and contains:
- a CDS encoding transposase, which translates into the protein MKHDAYAIYKAPDWEEAIVALLVFAQKWTDLEPDAVRTFTKDFALTLSFYDFDESIHSLIRTSNALERLFREFRTKADEIGAFPNEESCLAIFFLVSRRDHAKHDRLNNHGE